The Bosea vestrisii genome segment ATTTTGCTGCGCTCTATCCCGACCCGGTCAAGGAAGCGCTCAGGGAGCTTCGTCGTGAACGCAATCAGCCTGCATCGGCCCGTCTTCCTCGATAGGGCGCTCGCTCCTTTGCGGGCCTGGCTCGATGACGATCAGGTCGTCGAGATCTGCGCCAATGGTCCCGGCGAAATCTTTGTCGAGCGTTTCGGGCAAGCCGCGATGGAGCGCTACGACCTGCCTGAGCTGACCGCGGCCGCAATCCGCCATCTCAACGAGCGCGTTGCCGGCCATTCCGGCCAGAGCGTCAATGAGGAGCATCCGCTACTCTCAGCAGCGCTCGCCACCGGCGAACGGTTTCAAGGGGTGCTGCCGCCGGCGACGACGGGTGGCGGCGCCTTTGCCATCCGCAAGCAGGTGATCAAGGAGATGGGGCTTGGCGACTATCGCAAGCTCGGTTCGTTCGACCGGGTCAAGGTCGCGACGGCTGGCGAATTTTCGGACGTAGATCGCGAGCTCTGTGCACTTCTCGACGACGGCAAGATCGAAGACTTCATCCGGCTCGCGGTCGTCAGTCGCTATTCGATCCTGCTCGCCGGCGGCACCTCCTCGGGCAAGACCACCTTTCTGAACGCGATCCTGAAGGAGGTGCCGGCCGACGAGCGGATCATCACCATTGAGGATACGCGTGAGGTTCGCCCGATCCAGGCCAACCATCTGGCACTCGTCGCCTCCAAGGGTGATCAGGGCGAGGCCCGCGTCACGGTCGAGACCTTGCTGCAAGCCTCGATGCGGCTGCGACCTGATCGCATCTTCCTCGGCGAGATCCGCGGGCCGGAAGCCTATTCCTTCCTGCGCGCCATCAACACCGGCCATCCCGGCTCAATCACCACTGTCCATGCCGATAGTCCGCAGGGCGCCTTCGAGCAGCTCGCGCTGATGGTGATGCAGGCAGGGCTGGGTTTGAGGCGCGATGAGATCGTCGCCTACATCCAGTCTGTCCTGCCCATCGTCATCCAGCAGACGAAAATCGGCGGCTGGCGCGGCACGTCGGCGATCTATTTTTCGCGGATGGCGGAGTGGCAGGCGAGCCTCAAGCGGCGGGGAGGCGGCCGTGCTGCGCGTCCATCTCTATAGGGCAGGCATCGCCCTCTTTGGGATCCTCGCCTTCTTCCTGCTCTGGAGCCTGGCTTACGAGATCGTCGTCGCCTGGCGCTGGGCGCCGTCGCGGTTCCCGAGCGAAGGGGCCAGTCGTTGGGCGCTGTTCCGGATGCAGAATGCCGATCGCTCGGCCGGCTTCGCCCTGATTGCCTGGAACCATTTTCAGGCGCGGCTTGGCTATCCGGCGACGCAAAGTGAGGCGCTCATCCGCGCCGGGATCGCGGCGGGCGGCGTCATCGCGCTCGGGCTTGGCGGCTGGCTTTTCGGCTATATCAACCGCCGCCAGATGCCCTTTGGCGCCGCGCGTTTCGGCACCTTGCTCGAGGCAGCTAAACAGGGGTTGACCGGAAAGCAGGGCATCATTCTCGGCACGATGGGCGGCGTCACGATCCGGTCCGATGAGCCTGCTCACATTCTCGTCGTAGGGCCGTCGCGCTCGGGGAAGGGGACCGGCTTCGTCCTGCCCAATGGCTATCTCTGGCAGGGGTCGGCCGTGTTTTTCGATCCGAAGCGCGAGAATTTCGAGGCGCTCGCCGGCCATCGCGAGCAGATGGGCAACAACGTCTTCATGTTCTCACCGGGCTCGCGCGACACCCATCGTTACAATCCCCTCGACTTCGTCCGCCGCGACGAGTTGATGGCGACTGACTGCCTCGTCGTCGCCTCCTTCATCATGCCCGAAAAGGCCGACGACACCTGGGCAGGCGCCGGCCGCCTGCTGCTCTCGGCCCTAATCGGCTACGTGCTGAGCTCGCCGCTGACCGCACAGGCCCAGCACATGCGCTCGGTCGCGCGCATGACCACCACCGGCAAGGACATCTCGTCGGTCCTGCGCGCCATCGTGGAGAAGGAAAAAGCTCATCTGCCGAGCTGGGTCACCGATAGCTTCAACCAGTACATCGCGCTCGAGCCCGAAACCCGGAACTCGGCCGTCTTTAATCTGAACATGGCGATGTCGCTCTGGAACAACGGGCTCATCGCAGCGGCGACAGAAACGTCGGATTTCGACATCCGGGAGCTGCGGCGCCGGCCGATGACCATCTTCATCGGCTGCACCATCGCCGAACTCGCGATCTTCCGGCCGCTGATCCGTATCCTGTTCCAGCAGATCCACGACATGTTGATGGCGCGGCTGCCTGGCGCCGATGAGCCGCATCAGGTCCTGCTCATGCTCGATGAGTTCTATCATGTCGGGCGCATGGACGCGCTGATCTCAAAAATCACGATCAGTGCCGGCTACGGCTTCCGCATGTGCCTGATCCTGCAGGACCTCGCCCAGCTCGACGAGCTCTACGGCAAGAACACCCGGATTACGACGGTCTCGGGTTCACAGGTCAAATTGTTCATCCAGATCAACGATCTCGAGACGTCGGAATTTGTCTCGGAAATGCTGGGCGACACCACCCAGGTCTACAAGACACCCGTGATCCGGCCGGGGCAGGGGCTGTTCGCGCCCCGCGCCTGGGCGCCACACTATACCTCCAGGCCGCTGCGCTCGCCTGTCGAGCTGCGCGAGATGTCGGCGCGGACCGCGATCCTGATGGTGAAGAATTCGAGGTCGTTCGAAGTCACAAAGATTCGACACTATCGCGATCAGCCATATCGGCGGCATCAGCGCTCGGTATTAAGCACGCCAGTTTTGCCAACTTTGATGGCTTGGGTGGAGGAGCTTGACGCCGCAGGGCAGCGCGCGCGCACAGCTGCTGCTTCGCGTGGGGATCATCAGAGCGTCGTCGCCGCCGCGAGCGAAACACAATCCCAATCGTCGCATCAGCAGTTCGAAAGCTCGGGACTGGAGCAGCCGACTGAGCTCGCAGTGATGGCCGAGCGGCCTTTGCAGATAGCAGTGCCCGCGCAAACGCGCTCACGAAAGCCATTATCGCTGGGCAGCCGTAGACCTGAATTCCAGTCGGAAAGTTGCAATCTGCGCCATGTCTTGTCCGCAACGGAGGTCGCCCAGACAGCAGGATTCAGCGAGATGATGGGTAGCCTGAGCGCCTGCGGCTCAGACGACGCCAAGATATCAAATGCACGTTCGGACTTGGATCGACTTGAGCAGAATTTCGGCGACGATGATCGGGGTTAAGTGGATTTTGCGCCATTAGCCGCGCTTGTTCGATGCCATGGCATGCATCAGCTTGGCGCCACCCCGGGCATTCGGCGATTACCCGAAAGCCGACATTGGACCTCCTAGCCGTCACTCGATGTAGGCCGCACTCGATCCTATTATTTCAACTCGGAAGACCAGCCGAAATCGACAAAAATCGGCCCTACTGTCATAGCAAATGCTGCATCACGGAGGGGCTTGTCGGCGGCGAGGGCTTCGCGGTCGATGCCAGTCTGATCAAGGCCGATGCCAATAAGCAGCGCTCGGCGGAGGCCTCCGAAGTGGTCGACTGGGACGATCTCGCCCGGACGCGTCGCTCTGTCTGCGAGTATCTCGACACGCTCGACGAGGCCGCCTGGGGCGCGGCCAGCGAGGCAAAGCCGAAGTTCGTCTCGCGCTCTGATCCAGCGGCACAATGGACTGGAGCCCTGAAGGGGCACGCCTTCTTCGCCTACACTACCAACTATCTGATCGACCTTGACCACGCTGTCATCGTCGATGTCGAGGCCAGTCGCGCCATCCGGCAGGCCGAAGTCGGCTCGGCCCGGCCATGCTCGACCGAACGCAGGAGCGCTTCGGGCTCTGGCCGGCCAGATTAGCTGCTGACAGCGCCTATGGCTCAGCCGAGAACCTCGCCTGGATGGTGCACGAGCGCGGGATCGAGCCGCACATTCCGGCGTTCGACAAACCCCAGCCCAGCGACGGCACCTTCAGCCGCTCCGACTTTACCTATGATCACGCCTACAATCTCTACACCTGCCCGGGCGGGAAGGAGCTTCACCAGTATCGCAGGCGCCTCAGCATTGGCCGCGACGGTGTCGACCCCGAAGGCTTCATGCGCTACCGCGTCAGTAAATTCGACTGCGACGCTTGCTCACTGAAGCCGCAGTGCTCGCCCAACACGCCGGCTCGCAAGATCCTGCGCTCGATCCACGAGGGCGCTCGCGACATGGCCAGAAACGAATTCCATCTCGCTGCAGCAGCCCAGAACCTCAGGAAGCTCGCAAAGCTTCTGTCGGACGGGCCGCAGGTCAAGGCCGCGTGAAGGGCCAAAGCCCTCGCTGGCAAATCGCAGCTCGTGATCGACTCGCTCGCAGGCCGACTTTTTCAACGATATCCGTCAGTTGCGGACGTTAGCTTATCGCGCAGAAGCGGACATCCGAAGCTATGACGTTGGGACAACTGCCGCCTCTGCGCTGAGGTGCCCAATACCAGGTTTCAAGCTGCCGGATTTAGAGATCTTCGAAATTTAAGTTTCGGAACAACCAAACCCTTACCGTGGGAATGGCAAATCTTGCGGAAATCATCCAACCGCTCTGCGAAATTGCGGGCTAGCTTGCTTCTCCGACTCGATACATCGGCAGCGTAGGAGAGGACGCAAACTGCGGCCTCTCCCAGGGCGGCGGACCGGCTATCCCCGCTATTTCAGGACACCAGCCTCCCGGAAGGCCTTTTCTGCACCCGGATGCAGGGGCACTGGCTGCGCCTTCCAGGCCGTCGCGGGGTCGTAGCGACCCATGGCCTGGTAGATGTTCGCCAAGCGTGGCTTATTGGCGATGATCGCCTTGGTCATCGCATAGACGAAATCGTCCGGAAGCTCCGAAGAGACCAGGTAGATGTTGCCCATCGAGGAGACGGAGATGTCTCCGCTCTGCAGCTCCGGGAAGGTGCCGGCCGGGATGGTGCCCTTCGAATAGCCGAACTTGTCCGTCAGGGCGTTCTGGAGCTCCGCCGGGAAGGCGGCGAACTTCACCTTGCGGCGGCCGTCGACGATCTGGCTCGCCAGGCCCGATGGGATTTCGCCTGCCGTCCAGAGCACGCTGAACTGGTTGTCGTTGAAGCCCTGGATCAGCTCGCCATAAGCCGAGATCACCACCTTGCCGCCGCCCGCGCGGATCTTAGCGAAGGAATTTCCGTAGTGCTCGAGTGCGCGCTGCAGCGTCAGGTGCTCGGAAGTGGCGGCCGAGGTCACGCCGATGGTCAGCTTGGGATCGGCGAGGATCTCGGCGAGCGAGCGTTTCTCCTCCACCGGCACATAGATCATGAAATAGACGTCGACGCCGGTCGAGCCGAGCGTGCGCAGCTTGTCGTGCTTTTGCTTGTAGGGCTCCTCGCCCTTCAGGGCGGCGGCGCTGAGGAAGTCGATCCCCATGCCGATCTGGCTGATTCCGGCCTGGATCTTGCTCGGATTGTCCTTGCCGCCACCTGGGACGATCCGGATGTTGACCCCGGGGTTCGCCTCCATGACCAGGGTCGAGACGCCGGTGGTCTGGGTGAACCAGGCACCGCCCGGCGAGCCGGAGGTCCATTCGAGGTTCTTGCTCTGGGCCGCGGCCGGCAGCGGGGCGGCGAGGGCGGCGCCGATGAGCGCCAGCAGCGAGAGACGCGGGAGGAAGCGTGACATCCGTGAGGCTCCGTTCGATATGAGGGTTGGGGTTCAGGCGGCGTCTTGTGCTTCGAACTCGGCGAGTGTCCTCTCGTCGGCAGGGTAGAGGCCGACGAGTTGCGCGCGGGCGGCGACGCGCTTCTGCACCCAGAGTTCGAACCGGTTCTGCTTCTCGCCGCCGACGGCGATCTCGCCGGCGAGTTCGGGCGGGACGACGAGGACGCCGTCCTCGTCGGCGACGATCAGGTCTCCCGGCCAGATCGCGGCGTCGCCGCAGCCGATCGGCTCGCCCCGGCCGGCGAAGCTGAGCCCGCCGATCGAGGGCGGGGAGGCGGTGCCGCTCGCCCAGACCGGCAACCCGACCTGGCGCAGACCCGGCAGGTCGCGCACGACGCCGTCGCTGACGATCGCCCTGACGCCCTTGAGCTTGAGCCGGTCGGCGAAGATGTCGCCGACGGTGCCGGCGGCGGGATGGCCGCGCGCATCGATGACGACGACGCTGCCGGGCGGGGCTGCATCGATCGCGGCCGGCAGGGCGCCGGGCCAGCCGTAGCTCGCCGGCACCGCCTTGTCGTCGCGTGCCGGCACGAAGCGCAGCGTGAAGGCGGGGCCGCAGACAGCGTTCTCGCCGACCAGCCGGCGCGGGCCGGCAAGATAGCTCTGGCGCAAGCCGTGCTTGATCAACTGGCTCGACAGGGTCGGCGTCCCGATCGCAGCGAGGCGGGCCTGGATGTCGCTCGTCATCGCCGGGCTCAGTCGAAGACCGGATCGACCGGCACGCGATAGGCCGCGACCAGCCGGTTGGTCTCGTTGGCCATGCCGATCACCGCGACGAGCTCGGCGAACATCTCCTCGCTCATCCCGGCCTTGCGGGCGGCGGCGGTGTGGCTGGCGATGCAGTAGGTGCAGTTGTTGGTGACGCTGA includes the following:
- the virB11 gene encoding P-type DNA transfer ATPase VirB11, with protein sequence MNAISLHRPVFLDRALAPLRAWLDDDQVVEICANGPGEIFVERFGQAAMERYDLPELTAAAIRHLNERVAGHSGQSVNEEHPLLSAALATGERFQGVLPPATTGGGAFAIRKQVIKEMGLGDYRKLGSFDRVKVATAGEFSDVDRELCALLDDGKIEDFIRLAVVSRYSILLAGGTSSGKTTFLNAILKEVPADERIITIEDTREVRPIQANHLALVASKGDQGEARVTVETLLQASMRLRPDRIFLGEIRGPEAYSFLRAINTGHPGSITTVHADSPQGAFEQLALMVMQAGLGLRRDEIVAYIQSVLPIVIQQTKIGGWRGTSAIYFSRMAEWQASLKRRGGGRAARPSL
- a CDS encoding type IV secretory system conjugative DNA transfer family protein produces the protein MLRVHLYRAGIALFGILAFFLLWSLAYEIVVAWRWAPSRFPSEGASRWALFRMQNADRSAGFALIAWNHFQARLGYPATQSEALIRAGIAAGGVIALGLGGWLFGYINRRQMPFGAARFGTLLEAAKQGLTGKQGIILGTMGGVTIRSDEPAHILVVGPSRSGKGTGFVLPNGYLWQGSAVFFDPKRENFEALAGHREQMGNNVFMFSPGSRDTHRYNPLDFVRRDELMATDCLVVASFIMPEKADDTWAGAGRLLLSALIGYVLSSPLTAQAQHMRSVARMTTTGKDISSVLRAIVEKEKAHLPSWVTDSFNQYIALEPETRNSAVFNLNMAMSLWNNGLIAAATETSDFDIRELRRRPMTIFIGCTIAELAIFRPLIRILFQQIHDMLMARLPGADEPHQVLLMLDEFYHVGRMDALISKITISAGYGFRMCLILQDLAQLDELYGKNTRITTVSGSQVKLFIQINDLETSEFVSEMLGDTTQVYKTPVIRPGQGLFAPRAWAPHYTSRPLRSPVELREMSARTAILMVKNSRSFEVTKIRHYRDQPYRRHQRSVLSTPVLPTLMAWVEELDAAGQRARTAAASRGDHQSVVAAASETQSQSSHQQFESSGLEQPTELAVMAERPLQIAVPAQTRSRKPLSLGSRRPEFQSESCNLRHVLSATEVAQTAGFSEMMGSLSACGSDDAKISNARSDLDRLEQNFGDDDRG
- a CDS encoding TAXI family TRAP transporter solute-binding subunit — its product is MSRFLPRLSLLALIGAALAAPLPAAAQSKNLEWTSGSPGGAWFTQTTGVSTLVMEANPGVNIRIVPGGGKDNPSKIQAGISQIGMGIDFLSAAALKGEEPYKQKHDKLRTLGSTGVDVYFMIYVPVEEKRSLAEILADPKLTIGVTSAATSEHLTLQRALEHYGNSFAKIRAGGGKVVISAYGELIQGFNDNQFSVLWTAGEIPSGLASQIVDGRRKVKFAAFPAELQNALTDKFGYSKGTIPAGTFPELQSGDISVSSMGNIYLVSSELPDDFVYAMTKAIIANKPRLANIYQAMGRYDPATAWKAQPVPLHPGAEKAFREAGVLK
- a CDS encoding ribonuclease activity regulator RraA; amino-acid sequence: MTSDIQARLAAIGTPTLSSQLIKHGLRQSYLAGPRRLVGENAVCGPAFTLRFVPARDDKAVPASYGWPGALPAAIDAAPPGSVVVIDARGHPAAGTVGDIFADRLKLKGVRAIVSDGVVRDLPGLRQVGLPVWASGTASPPSIGGLSFAGRGEPIGCGDAAIWPGDLIVADEDGVLVVPPELAGEIAVGGEKQNRFELWVQKRVAARAQLVGLYPADERTLAEFEAQDAA